Proteins encoded within one genomic window of Polynucleobacter duraquae:
- the ruvX gene encoding Holliday junction resolvase RuvX, which translates to MKKDTELTVMAFDFGTRRIGVAVGNTLTCLGKPIKTIAESSSNAVFRVIEGLLKEWQPNHLVVGLPCHPDGAEHEMSAKARRFGNQLQGRFHLPVEWVDERYTSAVLEGNPDMRDNLDALAAALILEQYFLEKNWIS; encoded by the coding sequence ATGAAGAAAGATACAGAGTTGACGGTTATGGCCTTTGACTTTGGGACGCGGCGTATTGGTGTTGCCGTCGGAAATACCCTCACTTGTCTGGGGAAGCCAATTAAAACGATCGCAGAATCATCTAGTAATGCTGTATTCAGAGTCATTGAGGGGCTTCTGAAGGAGTGGCAGCCCAATCACCTAGTGGTTGGCTTACCTTGTCACCCTGACGGTGCCGAGCATGAAATGAGTGCCAAGGCCCGCCGCTTTGGCAATCAGCTGCAGGGACGCTTTCATTTACCAGTGGAGTGGGTGGACGAGCGCTACACCTCGGCTGTTTTAGAGGGAAATCCAGACATGCGAGACAATTTGGATGCACTGGCTGCGGCCTTGATTTTGGAGCAGTATTTTCTTGAAAAGAATTGGATTAGTTGA
- the pyrR gene encoding bifunctional pyr operon transcriptional regulator/uracil phosphoribosyltransferase PyrR: MNAEQSYLKLLETLNQYKKAGDVFELAGLAMGGAWIAERLATDLNLLHFGVINVAFHRDDYSEKGMTALRTASNMSTHLPFEVNGANVILIDDVLLTGRTVRAALNELFDFGRPAQVKLMVLADRENRELPISADFVGEQVSVPDTQILVLEKDGAGKFSFQLEERTV, from the coding sequence ATGAATGCAGAGCAGTCCTATCTAAAGTTACTAGAGACTTTGAATCAGTACAAAAAGGCTGGCGATGTGTTTGAGTTAGCCGGTCTTGCAATGGGCGGGGCTTGGATTGCAGAGCGTTTAGCGACAGATTTAAATCTTCTTCACTTTGGAGTAATCAATGTAGCCTTTCATCGCGATGACTATTCTGAGAAGGGTATGACTGCGCTTCGAACCGCTAGCAACATGTCTACCCATCTTCCTTTTGAGGTGAATGGCGCAAATGTAATCTTGATTGATGATGTATTGCTTACTGGCCGTACTGTCCGCGCAGCGCTCAATGAGTTATTTGATTTTGGTAGACCTGCACAAGTGAAGTTGATGGTTTTAGCAGATCGTGAAAACCGTGAATTGCCGATCTCAGCTGATTTTGTAGGGGAGCAAGTAAGCGTTCCAGATACTCAAATTTTAGTTTTGGAAAAAGATGGTGCTGGCAAGTTCAGCTTCCAATTAGAGGAGCGTACAGTATGA
- a CDS encoding aspartate carbamoyltransferase catalytic subunit, with protein sequence MSGLNDLVNAPVNQFNSAGELTHLLTLEGLPKEQILHILDTAQQFVSVTDPAREVKKVPLLRGKSVFNLFFENSTRTRTTFEIAAKRLSADVINLDISTSSTAKGESLLDTIDNLVAMQADIFVVRHSISRAPIQIAQHIPAHVHVINAGDGSHQHPTQGLLDMYTMRHFKKDFSSLKVAIVGDILHSRVAKSNICALRTLGCKDIRAIGPESLLPSDLDMLGIKIFHSMEEGLKGVDVVMTLRIQKERMEAGQVPEGDEFFKQYGLTPTRLALAKSDAIVMHPGPMNRGVEIDSAVADGTQSVILNQVTFGIAVRMAVMSIVAGN encoded by the coding sequence ATGAGCGGATTGAATGACTTAGTCAACGCCCCAGTAAATCAATTTAATTCCGCTGGTGAGTTAACTCATTTGTTGACTTTAGAGGGTTTACCAAAAGAGCAGATCCTCCACATCCTCGATACCGCACAACAGTTTGTCAGCGTGACAGATCCTGCTAGAGAAGTGAAGAAAGTACCGCTTCTTCGTGGCAAGAGTGTATTCAACTTGTTCTTTGAAAACTCCACTCGCACTCGTACTACTTTTGAGATTGCTGCTAAGCGTTTATCTGCAGATGTAATTAACTTAGATATTTCTACATCTTCTACCGCAAAAGGCGAAAGTCTTTTAGATACGATTGATAACTTAGTGGCTATGCAGGCGGATATTTTTGTGGTGCGCCATAGTATTTCTAGGGCGCCGATTCAGATTGCTCAACATATTCCCGCTCACGTCCACGTAATCAATGCTGGTGATGGTAGCCACCAGCATCCGACTCAAGGCTTGTTGGATATGTACACGATGCGCCACTTCAAGAAAGATTTTAGTAGTCTAAAGGTTGCTATCGTAGGTGACATTTTGCATAGCCGTGTTGCCAAATCGAATATCTGCGCATTAAGAACTTTGGGCTGTAAGGATATTCGTGCGATTGGACCTGAAAGTCTTTTGCCAAGCGATTTAGATATGCTGGGGATCAAGATATTCCACAGCATGGAAGAGGGTTTAAAGGGCGTTGATGTAGTCATGACATTGCGCATCCAGAAAGAGCGCATGGAAGCAGGTCAAGTTCCCGAAGGCGATGAATTCTTTAAACAGTATGGTTTAACACCTACACGCTTAGCCTTAGCGAAATCTGATGCTATCGTGATGCACCCAGGCCCCATGAACCGTGGCGTAGAAATTGATTCCGCTGTAGCGGATGGCACTCAATCTGTCATCCTCAATCAAGTCACCTTTGGTATAGCAGTTCGAATGGCTGTTATGTCGATAGTTGCAGGAAATTAA
- a CDS encoding glycosyltransferase, with translation MTRLLIVYQSKPSIVPGLVKGFENAGLEIITFLANEHHHWVDKYVFHAVNKWAHNLRILKKREFLFSKHPLNHWNFLNTELIKSYKKNKPDFVLFIHGIHYSKATLSQIDAPKIGWLVDPVQDPQRLLLFSQNLDWYFSYSKIAIAALNKAGFMNTNYLPHAVDHHQFRYLPETKKNIDIAFVGKHSAHREKFILAALEITNKVSLYGSRWISPALSNFSLIKVIKGWECYGESLNRLYNSSKVVLSIIAKPESALETQSGINMRPYEILASGSLLLSDNYDELHPELKNNHNLILFNNLDEFKASLKRILDDEYMCEKIALEGRKFIKDRFSYDEMATIILSKYQKLLK, from the coding sequence ATGACACGCCTACTTATCGTATACCAATCAAAGCCATCCATAGTGCCAGGCTTAGTAAAGGGCTTTGAAAATGCCGGGTTAGAGATAATCACTTTTTTGGCCAACGAACACCATCATTGGGTTGATAAATATGTATTTCATGCTGTTAATAAGTGGGCGCACAACTTAAGAATTTTGAAAAAGAGGGAATTTCTTTTCTCCAAGCACCCATTAAATCACTGGAATTTTCTAAATACAGAGCTCATTAAGTCCTATAAAAAAAATAAACCTGATTTTGTATTATTTATTCATGGGATTCATTATTCAAAAGCAACCTTATCTCAAATTGACGCCCCTAAAATTGGCTGGCTTGTTGACCCCGTTCAAGATCCACAAAGACTTCTTCTATTCTCCCAAAACTTAGATTGGTATTTCTCATACAGCAAGATCGCAATTGCGGCCCTCAATAAGGCTGGATTTATGAATACCAATTATTTGCCTCATGCAGTTGATCATCATCAGTTCCGCTACTTACCTGAAACTAAAAAAAACATTGATATAGCCTTTGTTGGAAAGCATAGTGCTCATCGAGAAAAATTTATCCTGGCCGCTTTAGAAATAACAAACAAAGTTAGCCTTTACGGTTCAAGATGGATTTCACCTGCCCTATCCAATTTCTCACTTATAAAAGTAATTAAAGGATGGGAATGCTATGGGGAGAGCTTGAACAGACTCTACAACTCATCCAAAGTTGTTTTAAGCATCATTGCAAAGCCGGAGAGTGCGCTAGAAACTCAAAGTGGTATCAATATGAGGCCTTATGAAATCCTAGCATCTGGATCATTACTGCTCTCAGATAATTACGATGAATTACACCCTGAACTGAAAAATAATCACAATCTGATTTTATTTAATAACCTTGATGAATTTAAGGCTTCCCTGAAACGAATACTTGACGATGAATATATGTGTGAAAAGATTGCCTTAGAGGGAAGAAAATTTATTAAAGATCGATTCTCGTACGATGAGATGGCTACGATTATTTTAAGTAAATATCAAAAGCTCTTAAAATAA
- a CDS encoding methyltransferase domain-containing protein — MEEVGDLEVFYSAFRSDLTKNTNSKSLDLGCGNIPRNPFKADVLYGIDIRDSANPNIARSDLAQEGIPYEDASMDYITAFDFIEHVPRVLYLPEIRYSFIELMNEVYRVLTPGGLFLAQTPVYPFSACFTDPTHINPITSETFSQYFDDQRQWGRMYGFKGSFKVESQVRHSTHLISVLRKV; from the coding sequence ATGGAAGAAGTTGGTGATTTAGAGGTTTTTTACTCTGCGTTTAGATCAGATTTAACTAAAAATACAAATTCCAAAAGCTTAGATTTGGGGTGTGGGAATATTCCTAGAAATCCATTTAAAGCAGATGTGCTTTACGGAATTGATATTCGAGATAGTGCTAACCCCAATATTGCTAGGTCAGACCTTGCTCAAGAGGGAATCCCCTATGAGGACGCATCCATGGACTACATTACTGCATTTGATTTTATAGAGCATGTCCCGCGGGTTTTGTATTTGCCGGAAATTCGCTATTCGTTTATAGAGCTGATGAATGAGGTTTACCGAGTTTTAACTCCAGGTGGATTATTTTTGGCGCAAACGCCGGTTTATCCATTCTCTGCGTGTTTTACAGATCCAACTCATATCAATCCAATAACAAGCGAAACTTTCTCTCAATATTTTGATGATCAGCGTCAGTGGGGAAGAATGTATGGCTTTAAAGGTTCTTTCAAAGTCGAGAGTCAGGTACGCCACTCCACACATTTAATTAGTGTGCTGAGAAAAGTTTGA
- the galE gene encoding UDP-glucose 4-epimerase GalE yields MKTILVTGGAGYIGSHTVLTLLERGYKVLILDNLCNSKLSALEGIQKISGSNPIFYEGDINNRILLGTIFANHPISGVIHLAGLKSVDESQSEPLRYYNNNVVGSISLLEEMLKAKVDAFVFSSSATVYGESRTTEYHEDMVTAPINVYGRTKLMIEDILRDISRVNPHLKIACLRYFNPVGAHLSGLIGENPVGTPNNLIPYIGQIAMGRLSRLKVFGGDFPTHDGTGLRDYVHVDDLAMGHFLALEYLECNPGMLVVNLGTGKPNSVLEMVATFEKVSGKKIPYDIVGRRPGDLAEYYANCDLARVVLGWQPKHGIERMCEDAWRFYSQLGAQSS; encoded by the coding sequence ATGAAGACGATTCTCGTCACAGGTGGTGCTGGATATATTGGCTCCCATACGGTATTGACCCTGTTAGAGAGAGGTTATAAAGTACTGATATTGGATAATCTGTGTAATAGCAAGCTCTCCGCACTTGAGGGTATCCAAAAGATTTCAGGATCCAACCCAATATTTTACGAAGGCGATATTAATAATCGAATATTGCTTGGTACGATCTTTGCTAATCACCCAATTTCAGGGGTAATTCATTTGGCTGGACTTAAAAGCGTTGACGAATCCCAAAGTGAGCCGTTAAGGTACTACAACAACAATGTCGTTGGCAGCATTAGCCTTCTAGAGGAAATGCTAAAAGCTAAGGTAGATGCTTTTGTCTTTTCTTCATCAGCTACAGTCTACGGTGAGTCTCGCACTACTGAGTATCATGAGGATATGGTCACCGCTCCCATTAATGTTTATGGGCGCACGAAATTAATGATTGAGGATATTCTTAGAGATATATCGAGAGTAAATCCACACCTCAAAATTGCCTGCTTACGCTACTTTAACCCGGTTGGTGCCCACCTCTCCGGACTCATTGGAGAAAATCCCGTTGGAACCCCAAATAATCTGATCCCTTACATTGGACAAATTGCCATGGGTCGCCTCTCAAGGCTAAAAGTGTTTGGAGGTGACTTTCCGACTCATGACGGCACAGGACTCAGGGACTATGTTCATGTTGATGATTTAGCTATGGGTCATTTCTTGGCCTTGGAATATCTAGAGTGCAATCCAGGTATGCTTGTGGTGAATCTTGGAACAGGAAAACCCAATAGCGTCCTTGAAATGGTCGCAACCTTTGAAAAAGTTAGCGGCAAAAAAATTCCATACGATATAGTTGGGCGTCGACCCGGCGACCTAGCTGAGTATTATGCAAATTGTGACTTAGCGAGAGTAGTATTAGGCTGGCAACCAAAGCATGGAATTGAAAGAATGTGTGAGGATGCCTGGCGCTTCTATAGTCAATTGGGCGCTCAGAGCTCATAG
- a CDS encoding O-antigen ligase family protein, with amino-acid sequence MLGYFFLNHLALIDRSIAGYHEVRNWINGVELDTSIGSRLSIWKFSLQFANESVLFGYGEEKNMLQFLQNSALNIPENKTAINILALAGPHSDILSKLLSTGIFGLVAYLGLLLLPLIIFYRHRNDIDLDKKMASRVGLYYIVGVFIAGFSNEQLSLKYLCTFYGLMIVTLMAQVLHKSSSAEQSKAQSGF; translated from the coding sequence TTGTTAGGGTATTTTTTCTTAAATCATTTAGCGCTAATTGATCGAAGTATTGCTGGATATCATGAGGTACGCAATTGGATAAACGGTGTTGAATTAGATACCTCAATCGGTTCTAGACTGAGCATCTGGAAATTTAGCCTTCAATTCGCCAATGAAAGCGTCTTATTTGGTTATGGCGAAGAAAAAAATATGTTGCAGTTCTTACAAAATAGCGCTCTTAATATCCCGGAAAATAAGACTGCAATTAATATACTGGCATTAGCTGGGCCACATAGTGATATTTTGAGTAAACTGTTGTCAACCGGCATATTTGGTTTGGTTGCTTATCTCGGACTTTTGCTGCTCCCCCTTATTATTTTTTATAGGCATCGCAATGACATTGATCTCGATAAAAAGATGGCATCAAGGGTTGGCCTATATTACATTGTCGGTGTTTTTATTGCTGGATTTTCTAATGAGCAGCTCTCCTTAAAGTATCTTTGCACGTTTTATGGTCTGATGATCGTAACCTTAATGGCGCAAGTACTTCATAAATCTTCTAGCGCAGAACAGTCAAAGGCCCAAAGTGGTTTTTAA
- a CDS encoding glycosyltransferase family 4 protein, whose translation MGNEKVVLFSDSSMNIGGQELQALQQMHSLHECGYQPILLCKPKSAIASRAKDEGLCFIEMPFRNAFHIPSLMRLLRLAKEKNPVAMFCHGSHDALISALVGMAQIFLGRKRIPVFRVKTFQHGYPLSFAYNYLFAGTLIPSYYLRSKFMANSAINIHKLHVLYPGINFSGLEDQDAVLPERVQIWLDTHRGPVISHGAILRGEKGHSTILKALVRVKEVFPNVRYVIAGEGQDKPLLEAEIMRLGLSDNVLMTGILKKIAPLLRVSDIAVLPSLIEPLGMFQIEAQYLEVPVIVSNTGGIPETMVNQVTGLMIESANVGEWANAIIWMLCNPIAAKHMAQEGKKLVIEKFSLNANSAGLVSLIERA comes from the coding sequence ATGGGTAATGAAAAGGTAGTTCTATTCTCCGACTCCTCCATGAATATTGGAGGCCAAGAGTTACAGGCGCTTCAGCAGATGCATTCTCTTCATGAGTGCGGGTATCAGCCAATATTACTATGTAAGCCCAAGAGCGCAATAGCTTCTCGTGCAAAGGATGAAGGTCTATGTTTCATTGAGATGCCGTTTCGAAATGCGTTTCATATTCCTAGTTTAATGCGGCTTTTACGCTTAGCAAAGGAGAAAAATCCCGTAGCGATGTTTTGTCATGGCAGTCACGACGCCTTAATTTCTGCTTTAGTAGGAATGGCGCAAATTTTTCTTGGCCGTAAGCGCATTCCCGTTTTTCGAGTGAAAACTTTTCAGCATGGCTACCCTCTATCGTTTGCCTATAACTATCTTTTTGCGGGCACGCTAATACCTAGTTATTATTTGCGCTCTAAGTTTATGGCTAATTCAGCTATCAATATTCATAAGCTGCATGTACTTTATCCTGGGATTAATTTTTCTGGATTAGAAGATCAGGATGCAGTATTGCCGGAGCGTGTACAAATTTGGTTGGATACTCATCGGGGTCCAGTCATATCTCATGGCGCTATTCTCAGGGGTGAAAAAGGCCACAGCACCATTTTAAAGGCTCTTGTACGCGTCAAGGAGGTATTTCCGAATGTACGATATGTCATTGCGGGTGAGGGTCAGGATAAGCCCCTGCTAGAGGCAGAGATTATGAGATTAGGGCTTAGCGATAATGTGCTGATGACTGGAATCTTAAAAAAAATTGCACCCCTTTTAAGGGTGAGTGACATTGCAGTTCTTCCATCTTTGATTGAGCCTTTAGGCATGTTCCAAATCGAGGCGCAATATTTAGAGGTACCAGTGATTGTTAGTAATACTGGCGGTATTCCTGAGACGATGGTAAATCAAGTGACGGGTTTGATGATTGAGTCTGCAAATGTCGGGGAGTGGGCTAATGCCATTATTTGGATGCTATGTAACCCAATCGCCGCAAAGCATATGGCACAAGAAGGTAAAAAGCTTGTGATTGAAAAATTTTCCCTGAATGCTAACAGCGCAGGGTTGGTAAGTCTTATTGAGAGGGCTTAA